Proteins from one Telopea speciosissima isolate NSW1024214 ecotype Mountain lineage chromosome 1, Tspe_v1, whole genome shotgun sequence genomic window:
- the LOC122649667 gene encoding zinc finger protein CONSTANS-LIKE 9-like, whose amino-acid sequence MKECELCKYPARMYCESDQASLCWDCDSKVHCANFLVARHLRSLLCHVCQLPTPWKASGSKLGPTVSVCEKCANNCNGRDERSEVNEVNEESEGANEEDDEIAGERDDDEEETVDGDEDEDEDEDDEDEDDEGGENQVVPWSSTPPPQIESSSSSDESSSSGRKRGIAESTMPFPLKRMRENADLGCHDNLGCSSSHPNNDTAVAATAAGVSDDEASSSCGSFRPSKSLKRTLTTSPAQPPPPPAAAAAAAVVVCSLQRFQYDALLSGKDSTATILEIRKLSKDSSAVDLDNRNRRI is encoded by the exons ATGAAGGAATGCGAACTGTGCAAATATCCTGCACGGATGTACTGTGAATCCGATCAAGCGAGTTTGTGTTGGGACTGCGATTCGAAGGTTCACTGTGCTAACTTCCTCGTCGCGAGGCATTTGAGGAGTTTGCTTTGTCATGTCTGTCAATTGCCAACCCCTTGGAAAGCTTCGGGATCCAAGCTCGGACCGACGGTCTCGGTTTGCGAGAAGTGTGCTAATAATTGTAATGGCAGGGATGAGAGAAGTGAAGTAAACGAAGTTAACGAAGAAAGCGAGGGAGCAAATGAGGAGGACGATGAGATTGCCGGAGAACgagatgatgatgaggaggagacTGTTGACGGTGAtgaagatgaggatgaggatgaggatgatgaagatgaggaTGACGAGGGTGGAGAGAATCAGGTTGTCCCCTGGTCTTCCACTCCGCCTCCACAGATCGAGAGTTCTTCGAGTAGTGATGAGTCTTCAAGTAGTGGCCGCAAACGAGGTATTGCGGAATCAACGATGCCGTTTCCTTTAAAAAGGATGCGTGAGAATGCAGATCTCGGTTGTCAT GATAATCTCGGCTGCTCGTCTTCCCACCCAAATAACGATACGGCGGTGGCGGCAACTGCGGCTGGGGTTTCAGACGACGAGGCGTCATCCTCTTGTGGCTCGTTCAGGCCTTCCAAGAGCCTAAAGAGAACCTTGACGACTTCACCGgcccaaccaccaccaccaccggcggcggcggcggcggcagcAGTCGTGGTTTGCTCGCTCCAGAGATTCCAGTACGATGCACTACTCTCCGGCAAAGACTCGACTGCAACGATACTGGAAATCCGCAAACTAAGCAAAGATTCTAGTGCCGTTGATCTCGATAATCGTAACCGTCGAATCTga